ATGCGTTGAGCAACCTGATCGTGGGTAACGCCGCCAACAACGTCCTCAACGGCTTTGGCGGCGCCGATACGCTGACCGGCGGGCTGGGGGCAGACACCTTCACCTTCAGCGCCGCGGCTGACACATCCGTCGCAACGCCAGATGAGGTGACCGACTTCAACGCCCGCCAGGGCGACAAGATCGACTTGCGTGCCATCGATGCTCGCCTCGATATGGCCGGGGACCAGGCGTTCCGCTTCATCGGCACCGCCGCCTTCAGCGGCAACGCCGCGGGGCAGCTGCGCTTCGATGCGGCTTCGCACACGCTGCTGGGCAGCACCGACGCCGACACGGACGCCGAGTTCGCCATCGTGCTGACTGGCGTGAGCAGTCTCACGACAGCCGACATCCTGCTGTAAGCCGATCAACTTCGACTTCAACAACGCCGGGCTCAGCCCGGCGTTATTCCTCGACGTTCTGCTTATTAGTTCCGCGGCGACCACCAGCGGACGACGACCTGGCGCTGATCGGTATGTTCCGCATCGGCGAAGTGACCGAGTGGTTGCTGCTCGGGGCAGTCGCCCATAAACTTCTAGGGCGAGATGATCGGCTGCCCGGCCCCATGCGACGCGCCCCCGATGGTCGCGGGTGTCTCACTCGGCCCTGCTTCTCGGCGTTATGCAGGTCGGCACTGGCTTAGCGGGCTCGAGCAGCACACGTTGAGGATGCCGGTGTTGCCGTGCGTTTCATCCAATTCGCCGGCCCAGTAGCGAGAGCCTCCACGCAATCGTCGCGGAAATAATAGGCGTGTGAATCAGGCCCTTCTTCTCGAAGTGCTCGGCACGCGCCGGGCCTAAACGTCGAATGCGCATTCGTTGATGTGAAAATCCTCTTCGTCCACCAAAATTTCCCGGGCCAGTTCAAATCCCTGGCCCCAGCCCTGGCGGCGACCCCCGGCAACACGGTGCACGCCATGACACTTCGCAAGGATGCGCCTAGCATCTGGCAAGGCTTGAACTTGGTTCCGTATGCAGTGCCGCGAGGATCGACACCCGGTATCCATCCGTGGATGCTGGACCTGGAGACAAAAACGATTCGCGGCGAAGCGGCCTTCCGAAAGTGCGTGCAGCTTCGCAGCGAAGGCTACGAGCCCGACGTGATCATCGCCCATCCAGGGTGGGGAGAATCGCTGTTCCTTAAAGACGTTTGGCCCGGTGCGCGCCTGGCGATCTATTGCGAATTCTTCTATCGCCAGACGGGACTCGACGTCGGGTTCGACCCCGAGTTTCCGGTTACTGACCTGGGCGATCCTTGCCGCCTGCGCTTGAAGAACGTCAACAACCTGCTGCATTTCGAATCGGCAGACGCGGCAATCTCTCCTACCCATTGGCAGGCTGATACATTTCCCGAACCCTTCCGCAGCAGGATCTCGGTGATCCACGACGGCATCGACACGGATGCCGTGGCGCCGAATCCGAACGTGAGCCTGACCCTGAACGACAAGATCAGGCTCACGCGGGCGGAAGAAATCATCACCTTCGTCAACCGCAACCTGGAGCCCACCCGCGGCTACCACGTGTTCATGCGCGCCTTGCCGCGCATCCTCGAGCAGCGGCCGAACGCGAGAGTGCTGATCGTCGGCGGCGACGACGTGAGCTATGGCCCACGGCCCGAGGGCGGCAGGAACTGGAAGGACATCTACCTTTCCGAGGTTGCCGATCGCCTCGATCGTTCGCATGTGCACTTTCTCGGCCGCATTCCGTACAAGGAATTCATCGGGCTGCTGCAGCTGTCCACGGTGCATGTGTACCTCACGTACCCTTTCGTCCTGAGCTGGAGCCTGCTGGAGGCGATGAGCACCGGTTGCGCGATCGTCGCGAGCAACACCGGGCCCTTGTTGGAGGCGATCCAGGACGGCCAGACCGGCCAGCTGGTGGACTTCTTCGACGTCGACGGCCTGGCCGCCAAGGTGTGCGCGCTGCTGGATGATCCGGCCGAACGCATGCGCCTGGGCTCCAATGCGCGCGAGTTCGCGCGCACCCACTATGACCTGAAGCGCGTCTGCCTGCCCCGCCAGTTGCAGTGGGTGAACGATCTGGCAGGCGCGAACAGCAGCGTTTCTTGAATGTGATTCAGGTCACGGCAAGAGCCCGTCGTCGAGATGTTGGCGCTTGCTACGGCGGAGGACGGCGCGGTAGGCTTGGTGGGCTGGACGCCCCATGCTGATACGCCGTGACCAACTCGAGAGCCTGTGCGAGATCGCGCAGGCGGCCGGCCGCGAGATCATGGCGGTGTACCGCACCGACTTCGCCTCTTGGCACAAGCAGGACCAATCGCCGCTGACCGAGGGCGACCTTCGTGCGGACAAAGTGATCCGCGCCGGGCTGGAGTCGCTCTTTCCCGGCGTGTTCATCCTGTCGGAGGAATCGACATCCGCCGGCAGCGGCGCGCGGGACGTCTTCTTCCTGGTGGACCCGCTCGACGGCACCCGGGAATTTCTCCGGCGCAACGACGAATTCACGGTCAACATCGCGCTCATCGCACAGGGCCGCCCGATGGCGGGCGTGGTGCTGGCGCCGGCGCTGGGCGAACTGTTCTTCGCCGCGCAGGGCCTGGGTGCCTGGAAGCGCCAGGGTGACGTGCAGACGCCATTGCGCGCCCGGCGCTCCGAAGGGCCGCTTCGCGTGATCGGCAGCCGCTCGCATGATGACGGCGTGCTGGATGGCTGGCTCGAACGGCTGCAGTGCGCGCACACCTACACGGCCGCCGGCAGTTCGCTGAAGTTCTGTCGCATCGCCGAAGGCGCCGCAGACATCTATCCGCGCCTGGGTCCCACCAACCAGTGGGACACCGCGGCGGGGCAGGCCGTGCTGGAGCAGGCCGGCGGCGCGGTGCTCGCTGCGCAGGGCGGCGATCTGCGCTACGGCCTGGACCGTGCCCTTCTCAATCCGCACTTCGTTGCGCTGGCCGACAGACTGACGAAATTCCCGCCGTTGCAAGGCGCCGCCACCTAAGTCACGCGCAGCGGATACGCACGGTAACCATGCCCGCCGCGCCGCCCGCCGGGCCCGTACACTGGGCTCAAGCACATGTTTGAAATCACCCCCACGACGGCCGCGCCCTACGCGTCGGTTTGCTATATCCGTTGCGACTGGGCCGACGGATCCGCCACCCGGGCCTCCGGCGTCGTGGTCGGCATCAACGACGTGCTGACGGCCCTGCACGTGGTGTTCGACGAAAGCCGGGGCGGCTGGGCGCGGCAGGTGATCGTCTACCCCGGCGCCGACACCTTGCCATTCAGCGCGCCGCTCGGTCAGTTCAGCGACGTGGGGTCGCTGAACGCGCGGGCCGCCAATTGGGACTTCAATGGCGACCAGTTGATGACGCCGCAGGAGTCCGCGGGCGACCTGGTTCTGATCGGCATGACTTCGCGCATCGGTGAGGTGAGCGGCTGGTTGCCGGTGACGCAGATGCCCACGGACTTCTACGGCCTGATGTCCGGCTACCCGGCGCGCGGCACCGGCCTGATGGCAGAGGGCGTGTGGGCCGACGCGTCCGACTCCTGGGGGGTCTACGATGTCGCCTCGGGGCTGGGTCCGGGCGCCTCGGGCGGCCCGCTGCTCTATACCGCCGGCGGCGTGACCTCGGTCGCGGGCGTGCTGTCCAGCGGCGACTTCGCTGCCACCTCGTCGACCTATGCCGGTCTCTTCGGGCCGGGAACGATGGACTGGCTGCGAGCGGCCATGTCCGCCAACGACACGCTGATCGGCCTGAGCCCCGGCGCCGCCCCGGCCTCCAGCCCGAACATCTATCTGGGCAGCGACGGCGCGGACAACTTCACCGGCACCCTGGGCCGCGACAGCTTCCGCGGCCTCGGCGGCGACGATGTGCTCACCGGCGGCGGTGGCGTCGACGTGGCCATCTACAGTGGCGCGCGCGCCTCCTACGCGGTCAACGTGGTCGCGCCCGGACTGATCCAGGTGGCCGATTCCATGCCTTGGCGCGATGGCTTCGACACGCTGCGCGAGGTGGAGCGGGTGGAGTTCAGCGACTTTTCACTCGCCTTCGATATCCAGGGTTCGGCCGGTCAGGCTTATCGCCTGTACCAGGCGGCCTTCGACCGGGCGCCGGACCTGCCGGGATTGGGATTTCAGATGAATGCCCTGGAGAGCGGGCTGTCGCTGGCGGGCGTGGCGGGCAACTTCCTCCTGAGTCCCGAATACCAGGCCTACGGCGTCGTCGATGACGGCGAGTTCGTCACGCGGCTGTATGCCAATGTGCTGCACCGCGCGCCGGACGAGGGCGGCCTCGCCTTCCACCTGGACCGCCTGCAGCACGGCGCTACGCGCGCCGACATCCTCGTCGGTTTCTCGGAATCACCCGAGAACCAGGCCCTGCTGCTCGGCGTCATGCAGGCCGGCATGGCCTACATCGGCTGATGCCGCCCGCGGGGCGGCATTGGCCCCGGACTGGGCCGTCTCCAGCAACACGCGCTTGACCTGCGCCGCGCTTGCTTCCCAGGTGAGCCGCGGCAGCCCTTCCGGCTTCGGATGCCGGTCTTCCCGCGCCAGTTCCATCCAGGTCGCGAGCGACGCGGACAGGGCCAGCGCCCCGTCGTCGCGGAAGTAGTGGGCATGCGTGCCGGCCACTTCCCGGAACACAGGAAGGTCGCGCGCGATGATGGGCAGCCCGCGCTGCGCCGCTTCCACCAGCGGCAGTCCGAAGCCTTCGCCGCGGGAGGCGGCAATCAGGGCGGTCGAGCTCTCGTAGAGCGCTTCCAGGAATTCGTCGCTGGCGTCTTCCACCCAAACCAGGCGCTGGCCCCGCTCGGGGTGCGAGCGCAGGCGCGCCTGCAGTTCGTCGACCATCCAGCCGGGCCGCCCGACGATCACCAGCATGGTGTCGTGCCCTTCTTCCCAAAGCGTTTCGAAGGCAGCGAGCACCGCGGCGTAGGCCTTGCGCGGCTCGATCGTCCCGACCATGAGGAAGCTGGTGTGCTGGCGGATGCGCGCCAGCAGTTCGGGCGCGCCGGTGGGCTGGCCACGGGTGGCGATGCGGTCGCTGATGTCGGAGCCCAGGTGCACGGCGCGGACTTCCGGCTGGCGGCGGCGTGCGTCGTCGCCCCAGTGCTCTTTGAGCCAGTGGCGCAACTCGTCGGCGATCGATTCTGAAATGCAAATCGCCAGGTCCGACTTGGCGACCACGCGCAGCCAGCGTTCATGGTGCTCGGCCGCCCCCGGCAGGAAGCAGTCCGGCAGGCGCACCGGCAGCAGGTCGTAGACCAGGAAGGCGGTGCGCACGCCCTGGCGCTGCAGCTCGTCGAGGTAGGACTCGTGCTTGGTGATCAGGTGCGGCTGCAGGTCCATGGCGAAGAAGGTGTCGCCCGCGCGCGGGCGGATCCAGTCGCCGGGTTGTTCGTCGTCCACCGGCAGCCCCGCGGCTTCGCACAGGAAGGCCATGGCCACGCGGTATCCATGCTCGCGCGGAGTGGCGTACACCGGGATCACCGTGTGCCCTGCGAGAGGCCGGCGCAGCAGCTCCATCAGGTAGTTCTTCACCACCCGCTGGATGCCACCCTGCCAGTCGTGTCGCACCAGTTCCGAGATGTCCAAGAAGAGCCGCGGGCCGCGCCTGCTCGGGCGCACCACGGCCAACCAGGCCCAGATAAATTCGGGTTCGCCCTCCGCCGGCAAGCTGACGGTGTCCAGGCCCTCGCGGACCGCCGGCAGGGGCAGCGTCGTCTCGCCCTCCCGCGGACCGAACCAGCCCCAGAGGTCGCTGCTGCCGATCTCGATGGTTTCATCTCCGGCGATACGCAACTGGCAACCATAGTGGCGCAGCATGAATTCGTGCGCGTAGCGCCATTCGCCATCGGCGGCCTGGTACACCGGCTCGGCTCGCCAGCCGGGCAGGGGATGCTCGATCATTCCGAGCAGCAGCGCCGGCAACTCAGATGCTGAATCGCCCGCGGCGCGGACCCACGTGCCGACGTCTACCAGCAGCTGCCGCGCCGGTCGCGGTTGCGGCAGGCTCAGGGCGATGCCGCTGGCAAGATTGCCGGTCACCGCGTCGTCGGTGTCCGCAGGAAGGACGGCCGCGACCTGTCGAACCAGCGCGGCCGGGCTGTGCGCCGCCTGCGCGGCGAAACGCTCGATCGCCTGCGCATAGGCTGTGGCGCAATCGGTGGGCGAATGTTGGGTTTCGATGATGCGCCGCGCGGCGCGGCCGAGGGCCGTTCGAACTTCGCGGTCGCTGCGCAGCTTTTCCAGCGCCTGCACCAGCTGTTCGTCGGTGAATTCCTCGTCCAGCACCAGCGCGGCATCGCGCGGCAGGTAAGCCATGGCGCCGTTGGCATTGGCGATCACCGGCACGCCATGGTTCATTGCGTCGAGCACGGTGCCTGAGGTCTCGCCGCGCGAGAGGGTGCGCAGTTGCACCGCGAGGTCCGAGGCATTCAGGTAGCGGCGGAAGTCCTCCGGGCTGGCCCAGCCGGTGATGCTGACGCGGCCCGGCCCGGCCTCGATGCTTCGCAGCAGTTCGCGCCCGTAGTCGCCGGGATGGTTCTCGCCGACGAACACGAGGCGGCAGCGCGGGTCACGCGCCAGGCTCGAACGCTGCCACGCGGCCAGCAGCCGGTGGTTCATCTTGGTCTCCGCCAGGATGCCGAAGGAGCAGACCAGGAAGTCGTCCGCCTCCAGCCCGAGCTGCGCCCGCGCCTCCTCGCGCCGTACCGGCAGGGCCACGCGCAGGTGCGGGATGAGGGACCAGCCGTCGGCTGCGCCGGGCCCGTACCACTCGCCGGCCAGCTGTCGGGAGAACGGCGAGTGGACGATCACGCCCTGGGCGCCGCGCAGCACCTCGAAATTGGCCGGGAACTCATGGATCACGTTGTGGATGTCCGCGCCGCACGCGCGCCGCAGCAGCGCCGGCCAGCCGTGCGAGGCGTACAGGGCCTGCGACCAATTCGGCTCCTTGGCGATCACCAGCTCGCGGTAGCTTTGCATCCCGCTGAGAAAGAAATCGTGGAGCACCACCGTTCCCGGGTAGCGTTCGAGCAGGGGCACCATGTGGACGTGGAACTCGGAGTTGCCGAAGTGGTACAGGATGCGGTCGTACTCGTCGCCGTGCTCCATGAACCATTCGGCGCTGCGCTTGCTCCGGACTGACCCCGGCGGCAGGGCTTCGAGTTGCTCCGGCTGCTCGACGATGGCGTCGATGTCGTAGTGCGCCGCCAGCGCCGGCAGCAGTTCCGCGCTGTAGTCGGCAATGCCGCTACGCGATGGCGGCAGGGGCGACACGTAGGCCAGGCGCTTGCGCCGCGGGCTCGCAGGCGCGGCGCGGCGGGCCGGCGGCCCCAACGTCTCGATCGCGGCCAGCGCGGTCTTGGCGCTGGTGTCCCAGCTGAACTGCTGCGCTTGCTCGGGGCCATTGCGCGCCAGCTCGAGCCGGAACGGCTCGTCCACCAGGCACTGCTGGAGCTTGGCAGTGATCGATGCGCGGGAGCGGGCATTGAACAGCGCGTCGGCGCGGCCGATTACTTCGGGAATACTGCTGTTGTCGGCGCCGATCACGGGCGCGCCGCAACGCATCGCCTCCAGCGCAGGCAGCCCGAAGCCCTCGTGCAGCGACGGAAAGACGAACAGCTTGCAAGTCCGGTACAGGTCCAGCAGGTCCTGCTCCGACACGAAGCCTGTGAGCACCAGTTCGCCGTTAGCGAGGCCGGATGCGGCTGCAAGCTGCTCCAGGCGCTCGCGCTCGGCGGGCTGCACCGAGCACACGATGGCCAGCTGGTGGCGCGACCGCAGCTCGTGCGGCAGCTGCGCCCACGCTTCGATCAAACCTTCGATGTTCTTGCGGTGATCGATGCCGCCGGTGTACATCACGAAAGGGCGCCACAGGCCGTAGCGCACCCGCAGACCCACCTCGGCCTCCGCGCTCACGGCGGCCGGCGTGAAATGCTCGTCGGCCGCTGACGAGATATTGACCACCCGCTCACCCGGCAGGTCCAGGCGCTCGATGCCTTCGCGCCGCGAGGCTTCCGAGATCGCCAGCCAGAGGTCGGCGCGCTTGAGGTGCTGGATCTTCTCGCTGTATTCTCGGGCGGCCTGCTCGTGCCAGAGATAGATGTCGGAGTAGACGTGCGGGATCAGGTCGTACAGGGTGACCGCGGTGCGGTGCGGCGCTTCGCCGAGGCCAATGCTGGTGAACGAGTGGGGCCCGCTCTCGAACAGGCTGGCGACGTGCACCACATCGGCCTTCAGGCTGGCGAGGAACGCTTCACGCACGACTTCGAACGCGCGCCGCTCCCCGGCGTTGTGCGCGACCAGCGGTGGCTGCGTCGCCTGCCAGCTGACAATGTTGCGGGCAGGCAGCAGTCCGGCCAGCGCCTCGCGCACCGGCACGACTGTGTCGGCATACATGCCGTTGAGCGCCACGATGAACTCGTGCTTGCCGCCATGGCGCAGCATCGCCTTGGCCAGCGCCATCGAATAGCGGCCGATGCCGCGGTTGCGCGAATGCGGCGACTGCGCCGCTTCCAGGTCAATGACGATCCGCAACGAGTTCTTCCTTTTTCTCCAAGCGTCTGGTCAGGGAGAACCTCAGATTTTGATGCACACGGTGTGCGCTTGCGGTCATCCGGTTCGATTCCTGGATGATCACGGGAGCCGGCGGGGTCGATCGCATGCGCTGGAGATACCGCTCCAGTCCCAATCTTTTGGCCGCGCGCATGATCGCCGCGCGGGCCTTGGGACGATCGCGCAGGATTCGTGCTGCGGTGCGGGCAGACGCCATTGCAACATGGCGCAGCGCGCCACGGGCCGTCCCCTTCACACCGCGTTGACGCAGCGCGCGGGGCAGCGCACCGGCCCAGCGTAGCGGCGCGGTCAGTCGCCACGAGGTACTCCGGCGCATCGCCTCCACCTGGCGATTCAGGGCGGAGATCTGGTCGTTGAGCGCGAACACGTGGTTGACAGCGCCGCGCTCCAACCCTGCGCCAATCGCATTCGCCCGTTCTATGGCGTCCAGCCGCTCCTTCAATGCCTGCTGGCCGCGTGTCAGCAAGATGCTGGACTCGCGCGCCATTTCGCCGATGACATGCATCTCGCGCAGCCGGGCTGACCATTGCTGGTCGTAGCGCGCGGCCGCCTCGATGAGGCTCGATCCGCATGCCTGCGCAAAGGCTGCGTCCAGTGCGGCCCTCGCTTGGTCGTCGGCATTGCCATTGAGTTCACCCTTTTGGGCCACGATGGCGTAGTCGGGACTCACGCCCGCGAGCACATGGATCAGTTCAACCGGCCTTCCGGGGGGGGCCAGGGCTTCATGAAGCCGCAGGGTTGCGACCCGGCCGAAGCCGCTGAATTCCGCGAGGAAGGCCAATAGCGGCGGCGGCAGCGGCCGGGCATGGGTCGGGTCCATGTAGAAGCCCGAGGAGCCGACGACGAGATTTTCTGGGTTCGGAGTCTCCAGGATTAACAAGCCGCCAGGGCGCAGGACACGCAGCGCTTCACTCACCAGCAACTGCAAATCTCGAAATGGCATGTGCTCGGCGACGTGCAGAGCCGAAACAACCGACAGGCTGGCCGTTGCGAGACTTTGAAGGTGCTGCAGCACGTCGCCGCTTCGCACGTCGAGTCCGAGTTCATGGCAGGCTGCCAGCATCCCTTCGTCGAGGTCTACGCCACTGGCTCGCCAGCCCTCGCCACGCAGCAGTTCGAGCCACTCGCCGCGTCCGCAGCCGAGGTCTACGGCTTGCGGCGGCATGCCCAATTGCGCCAGTGGACGCAGGAAGGACAGGTAGACCCGCTGGCGATCCCTGATGAGATCCCGCGAGCCGCGGTGGCGGTCCTCAAAGGCGCGGTAGAAATCCTGGCTCATTCCCGCAGTGCTTCCTCATGCTCGTTGATCTCGACGCTCACTATCGTGGGCAGGTAGGACGTCCCGACAAAGCGCGGCACTGAGAAATTGAGAACCTTGAACACCACCGCCAGGTCCCGCCACTCGTAATTCTTCGTCATGTGCGTCTCAGCGTCATGCGCAGCCACTGCCATTGAATAGCTGCCCTCGCCAAGGTTGGCGACGAATCCGAATCGCAGGGTGACCCGGTCGCCGGCGTGCAGGGGGCCTGCGCTGCGCTCGAGGTGATGCGTGTTGGTGCCGAACACCGGCTGCCCGAACCGGTCCTTGATCATGTAGCCGACGACCAGACTGTCAATCGGCGTGTTGACCTGCACCTGGACTTCCAGCGTGACGCGTGCGCCGACCCGCAGGGTCTCCGCCGGCTCGCCGTGCTCGTCGAGCAGGCGGACGTGGCCCAGCGTGGCTTCACCGGTGCCAGATATGGTCTGGATGCGGCCGTCCTGCGCCGTGTGCTGCCGCACGGTGCGTTTTTCCTTTTCGGCGATGAGAGCGTTGTAGTAGTCCATCACCGCTTCGGGCTCGCCCTGCATTGCCAGGCGACCCTCATTGAGCAGGATGGCTTCGTCGCAGATCGACTGGATTGCACCCTTGTCGTGCGACACCAGCAGCAGCGTCGTGCCCTGCTCCCGGAAGCTGCGGATGCGGTCCATGCTCTTGTGCTGGAAATAGGTGTCGCCCACCGACAGCGCTTCGTCGACGATCAGCACGTCGGGACGCACGGCGGTGGCCACGCTGAACGCCAGGCGCATCTGCATGCCGCTGGAGTACACGCGCAGGGGCTCGTCGATGTACTCGCCGATCTCGGCGAAGGCCTCGATCCCGGGCATCAGGCGCTCGATGTCCTGCGCCGACAGCCCCAGCAGCTGCGACGCCATGATCGCGTTCTGCCGGCCGGTGAAGTCGGGGTGGAACCCCAGCCCCAGTTCGAGCAGCGCCGCGACCCGGCCCGTCATCCGCACGCTGCCGGTGGTGGGGTTCGTGGTGCCGGTGATCATCTTGAGCAGCGTGCTCTTGCCGGCGCCGTTGACGCCGATGATGCCCAGCGCGCGGCCAGCGTCGACCCGGAAGCTGACGTCACGCAGGACCCAGCGCAGGTCGTGGCGCTTGCCGGCCAGCGGAATCAGCCACTCAGCCAGGCGGGCCCGGCGCGAGGGGTAGTGCTTGTAGGCCTTGCCCAGGCCTTCGACGGTGATCGTTCCCATCAGAGTTCGTCCACCAGCTCGGCCGAGTGGCGCCGGAACAGGCGCCAGCCCAGCGCGCACAGCAGCATGGCCACCACCAGCGGCGGCAGCAGCGAGAGCCAATGCGGCCACTGCGCATGCACGAGCACGTCCTGCGCCGCGCCGATCAGCGGCGCCATGGGATTGATCCAGAGCCAGTCAACGACGCGGGCAGGCAGGATGCTGCGCGGGTAGACGATGGGCGTCAGCCAAAACCAGAACTGCAGGAAGATGCCGAACACCTGGCCGACGTCGCGGAAGAAGACATTCAGGATGCCCAGCGTGATGCCGAGGCCGATGGCGAACATCGCCAGGATGCCGATCACCGGCACCAGGGCCAGGAAGGGCCAGCCGGGGAAGTTGCCGGTGAGCAGCAGGAACAGGGTGAGCAGCGAAAAGACGATCGCGAAGTTCAGCAGCGCATTGGTGACCACCGTGACCGGCAGGCTGATGCGCGGGAAATTCAGCTTCTTGAGCAGGCCGGCGTTCTCGATGAACACGCCCTGGGCGCGGGTCGTGATTTCAGAGAACAGCTGCCAGGTCAGCACACCCGCGCACAGGTAGATGCTGTAGGCGAAGCCGCCGGTGGCGCCCGGCAGCCGTGCCTGCATCACCTGCGAGAAGATCACCGTATACACGACGATCATCGCCAGCGGGTTGAGCACCGTCCATGCGGCGCCCAGCACCGAGTTCTGGTAGCGGGACTGGAATTCGCGTTTGACGCTACCCAGTATGAAGCCGCGGTAGGCCCATAGCGCTCTCACCAGAGTCATCATGCACGCCCATAGGTGTCCGCCAGGCGAACGATGTCGTCCTCACCGAGGTAGTCGCCGCACTGGACCTCGACCACCACCAGTTCCTCGGTGCCGATGTTGGACAGCCTGTGCTTTTCCTTCAGGGGGATGTAGCGGTACTGGCCGGCTTCCGTGCGCACTTCGCGCTCGCCGACCTGCACCAGCGCGACGCCCTTGACCACCACCCAGTGCTCGGCGCGGTGATGGTGGTACTGCAGGGACAGCGAGGCGCCGGGTCTGACCGTGATGCGCTTGACCTTGTAGCCCGCTTCTTCCTTGATCGTGGCATACGTGCCCCAGGGCCGGTGGACGGTCGCGGGCAACTGCGTACATTCGTGGCCGCGCTCCTTGAGCGCATCAACCACCGACTTGATCTTCTGCGCCGAGTGCTTGTTCGCTACCAGCAGGGCATCGGGCGTGTCGACGATCACGAGATCCCTGACGCCCACGGTGGCCACGATCTTGGGCCCGTGGCTTTCCACCTGCACGTGCGTGTCCTGGGTGTCCACGTCGACCACCTCGGCGATGAAGGTGTTGCCGCTGGCGTCAGGGGTGTGCGCCTGGGCCACGGCGGGCCAGGACCCGACGTCGCTCCAGCCGAAACGCGCCGGCACCACGGACACGTTGGAGGCGTGTTCCATCACCGCGTAGTCGACGCTGATGTCGGGCTGCAGGCCGAACAGGTGGGTGTCGAAGCGCGTCACGTCGCCGGTGGTCACGCCTTCGCGCAGCGCCTGCCTGGCCGTCTCCAGCGCATGGGGCGCGTGGGCGGCCAGCGCATCCAGCATGGTCTGGGCCGTGAAGCAGAACATGCCGCTGTTCCAGTAGAAGCGGCCGGTGGCGAGGTATTCCTGCGCGGTGGCCAGGTCGGGCTTCTCGACGAAGCGCAGCACGCGCTGGCTTTCGCGGCCCACGTGTTCCACCTCGATGTAGCCGAACCCGGTTTCGGGCGTGGTGGGGTGGATGCCGAACACCACCAGCTGGCCCTGCTGCGCGAGTTGCGCCGCTTCGAGCGCGCAGGCCACGAAGGCGCGTGTGTCGGGGATCAGGTGGTCGGCCGGCAGCACGAGGAGGACCGTGTCGGGGCCGTGGCGGGCCGCGCAGTGCAGGGCGGCCAGCGCGATGGCCGGACCGGTATTGCGCCCCTGTGGCTCGAGCAGGAAATGGGCGAGGGGAGGATCGGCCAGCTGTTCCAGCAGGTTGCGCGTCAGGAAGAGGTGGTCTTGGTTGGTGATGACCAGCAGCTCATCCGTGCCGCAGGCCTGGCCGCGCGCGACGGCCTGCTCGAGCAAGGCCTGGCCGCCCAGTTTCATGAATGGCTTGGGATAGGCCTGACGCGAGGCCGGCCACAGCCTCGTGCCCGCGCCCCCTGAAAGTACCACCGGTACGAGCTTCATCCGATACTCCCGCTGTGTTTTTATATGTTGATTCTAGGCGTATGCACGTCCTCATCCGTGCCGCGAAGCGCGACTGTACAGTTGCCGCTCCGCCCTGAGAGGTATCTCGATGTAATGAGAGAATTCGTGCCCGTAACAAAGACTGTGTCGAGCTGATGCTCATTCTTTTGATCCTGTGCAGCGCGGTGTCCTGGTTCGTGTGCGGCCTGCTGCTGCGGTATGGCACCGCCAGCGGTCGGCGCTACGGCCAGTCGGTACCGCAGCGTTTCCATGCGGGCCACGTGCCGCGCCTGGGCGGCGTCGCCATGATCGTGGCCTGCACCGTGGGGTGGGCGTGGGTCGTCAGCGCCGAGCGGCTTATCGGCACCAACTATCAGATCAAGCTCCCCGGCGGGATCGCCCTGGCCTGGTGGGCCGTCGCGCTGATCGCGGTGGCGGGCGGCGTCGC
Above is a window of Ramlibacter tataouinensis DNA encoding:
- a CDS encoding mannose-1-phosphate guanylyltransferase/mannose-6-phosphate isomerase gives rise to the protein MKLVPVVLSGGAGTRLWPASRQAYPKPFMKLGGQALLEQAVARGQACGTDELLVITNQDHLFLTRNLLEQLADPPLAHFLLEPQGRNTGPAIALAALHCAARHGPDTVLLVLPADHLIPDTRAFVACALEAAQLAQQGQLVVFGIHPTTPETGFGYIEVEHVGRESQRVLRFVEKPDLATAQEYLATGRFYWNSGMFCFTAQTMLDALAAHAPHALETARQALREGVTTGDVTRFDTHLFGLQPDISVDYAVMEHASNVSVVPARFGWSDVGSWPAVAQAHTPDASGNTFIAEVVDVDTQDTHVQVESHGPKIVATVGVRDLVIVDTPDALLVANKHSAQKIKSVVDALKERGHECTQLPATVHRPWGTYATIKEEAGYKVKRITVRPGASLSLQYHHHRAEHWVVVKGVALVQVGEREVRTEAGQYRYIPLKEKHRLSNIGTEELVVVEVQCGDYLGEDDIVRLADTYGRA
- a CDS encoding ABC transporter permease; the protein is MTLVRALWAYRGFILGSVKREFQSRYQNSVLGAAWTVLNPLAMIVVYTVIFSQVMQARLPGATGGFAYSIYLCAGVLTWQLFSEITTRAQGVFIENAGLLKKLNFPRISLPVTVVTNALLNFAIVFSLLTLFLLLTGNFPGWPFLALVPVIGILAMFAIGLGITLGILNVFFRDVGQVFGIFLQFWFWLTPIVYPRSILPARVVDWLWINPMAPLIGAAQDVLVHAQWPHWLSLLPPLVVAMLLCALGWRLFRRHSAELVDEL